The proteins below come from a single Dermatophagoides farinae isolate YC_2012a chromosome 7, ASM2471394v1, whole genome shotgun sequence genomic window:
- the Blos2 gene encoding biogenesis of lysosome-related organelles complex 1 subunit 2 gives MNQHEKETNVNDQQQQEQEQQQQQQQPPIDVGIEATTLPLYDSKSQLINCSEELFGNIKNYITSEIELTLEDYKLLETMNNFTMEKFQGMTQIAQQIQEENRDLNDRYRKLLPKLEIIDKLDRKVTRLEKMAYAIDAYSKRLEKQYKLLEKGLNDHQPHQQQ, from the exons atgaatcaacacgaaaaagaaacaaatgtaaatgatcaacaacaacaagaacaagaacaacagcagcagcagcaacaaccaCCTATCGATGTTGGTATTGAAGCTACAACATTACCATTATATGATTCCAAAAGTCAGCTAATTAATTGTAGTGAAGAATTGTTTGGAAATATTAAAAACTATATTACATCCGAAATTGAAT TGACATTAGAAGATTATAAACTATTGGaaacaatgaacaattttacaatggaaaaatttcaaggAATGACCCAGATTGCCCAACAAATACAGGAAGAAAATCGTGATTTAAATGATCGATATAGGAAACTATTACCGAAATTGGagataattgataaattagATCGTAAAGTTACCAGATTGGAAAAGATGGCCTATGCAATTGATGCCTATTCAAAACGATtag AGAAACAATAtaaattattggaaaaagGGTTAAACGATCATCAGcctcatcaacaacaataa